Below is a genomic region from Deinococcus koreensis.
CGTGGCCCTGAAGGATGAAAGTGGCGAGCCGCCCCCGGACTTCGCCCCATCCGCCCTACGCTAGCCCTCTGGAGCCGCCCTCCAGCGAACAGGCCACTTCCTTGTGGCTGCCCTCCGGGGTTGGGGGGGCCGGGGGCGGGTACGCTGACCCCGTCCACGCCCCCGCCACACGCCCTGATTCCACATCCGACCCTGCCCACCGGGGCTCAAGGAGGCCGCATGACTGTCACCACCACCCGAACCCAGGAACTGCTCGCGCTGCGGCAGTCCGAGATCCCGCGCGGCGTCAGCAACGCGCATCCCATCGTGGCTGCCCGCGCCCAGGGGGTGCGCCTGTGGGATATCGAGGGCCGTGAATACCACGACTGGGTGGGCGGGATCGGCGTGCTGAACGTGGGGCACAACCATCCGGCGGTGGTCGCGGCGGTGCAGGCGCAGCTCTCGGCGTTCAGCCACACCTGTTTCCAGGTCACCATGTACGAGCCCTACCTGCGGCTCGCCCAGCGCCTGAACGCCCGCTTCCCCGGCGACGGCCCCGCCAAGACCATCTTCCTCTCGACCGGCGCCGAGGCCACCGAGAACGCCATCAAGATCGCGCGGGCCCACACGAACCGCCCCGCCGTCATCTCCTTCACGCACTCCTTCCACGGCCGCACCCTGATGGGCATGTCGCTGACCGGCAAGAAGGCGTACTACGCGCAGAATTTCGGCCCCTTCGCCCCCGACGTCTACCACGCGCCCTTTCCCTACGAGTACCGGGGAGTGAGCGTGGAAGCCGCGCTGGAGGGCCTGCACGAACTGTTCCGCACCACCGTCGACCCGTCGCGCGTGGCCGCGATCATCCTCGAACCCGTGCTGGGGGAGGGCGGTTTCCTGCCCGTGCCGACCGCGTTCCTGAAGGCGCTGCGGGGCATCTGCGACGAGCACGGCATCGTCTTCATCGCCGACGAGATCCAGAGCGGCATCGGGCGCACCGGCTCGTTCTGGGCCATCGAGCACAGCGGCGTGAAGCCCGACCTGCTGTGCTTCGCCAAGAGCATCGGCGGGGGCCTGCCCCTCAGCGGCGTGACCGGCAAGGCCGAGATCATGGACGCGCCCTCGGTCGGCGGCCTGGGCGGCACCTACGCCGGCAATCCGCTCGCCTGCGCGGCCGGGCTGGCGGTGCTGGATCTCTTCGAGGACGGCACGCTGCTGGAGCACGCTCGCACGGTGGGGGAGAGGCTGCGCGCCGCGTTCGTGGAGCTGCAGGCGGAGCTTCCGGCCATCGGGGACGTGCGCGGCACCGGGCCGATGATCGCCCTGGAATTCGTGAAAGACCGGGAGAGTCAGGCGCCCGATCCCGAGATGGCCTCGCGCGTGGTCGAGGCGGCGCGGGGGCGCGGCCTGCTGCTGCTCAAGGCCGGCATGTACGCTTCGGTGATTCGCGTGCTGGTGCCCCTGACGGTGACGGAGGAGGAGCTGGAGGAGGGACTGGCGAGGTTCACGGCGGCGGTGCGTGAGGCGGGGGGCTAACCCCTCTGCTTCGCAGCTGTACCAGCCAGTCAGCTTCGCTGCCAGCTCCCCTCTCCTTCGGAGCTTTGCAAGTCGAGGGGAGCCAAGTAAACACCTTGCCTCCCCTTGAGGGGAGGTGCCCCGGAGGGGCGGAGGGGTTCACCGGAGGCGAGCAGACCCACCAGCGCATCGGCATCACCCCTTTCCGATCAACCCACACAGGAGTCCCCATGCCCCACATCAAACTCAACACCCCCATCCCCGGCCCGCAGTCCATCGCCCTCCAGAAACGCCGCGCCGCCGCCATCTCGTCGGCGCTGGGGCAGGCGAACCCGGTCGCCATCGCCTCCGCGCAGGGCTGCTTTGTCACCGACGTGGACGGCAATACGCTGATCGACCTGGCAGGCGGCATCGGCATGATGGCGGTGGGACACAACCACCCGGCGGTTGTAGCGGCGGTGCAGGCGCAGGTCGCGCAGGCCATCCACCCCGGCGCGCTGGTGACCAACTTCGAGGCCTATCCCGCGCTGGCCGAGAAGCTCAACGCCCGCACGCCCGGCGACTTCCCCAAGAAGACCCTGCTGGGCAACGGCGGCGCGGAAGCCGTGGAGAACGCCGTGAAGCTGGCCCGCTCGTACACCGGGCGGCAAGGCGTGATCGTCTTCGAGGGCGCGTACCACGGGCGCACGAACCTGACCATGTCGATGACCTCCAAGTACGGCCTGTTCAAGAAAGGCTTCGGGCCGTTCGCCGGCGAGGTCTACCGCCTGCCCTTCCCGAACCCCTACCGCGCGCCCGAGGGCCTGAGCGCCGAGGGCTGGATCCAGTGGTGCTGCTGGAACCTCGACAATGCCCTGACCGCGCACATCGACGCCTCCGCGCTGGCCTGCGTGGTCATCGAACCCGTGATGGGCGAGGGCGGCTTCATTCCCACGCCCACGAAGTTTCTGCGGAAAATCCGCGAGCTGTGCGACCGCACCGGCGCCGTCATGATTGCCGACGAGATCCAGAGCGGCTCGGGGCGCACCGGGAAGCTGTTCGCCATCGAGCACGCGGGCGTGGTGCCCGATATCGTCATCAGCGCCAAGAGCCTGGGGGCCGGGATGCCGATCAGCGCCGTGACCGGCCGGGCCGAGATCATGGACGCGCCGCACCTCGGCGGGGTGGGCAGCACCTACGGCGGCTCGCCGGTCGCCTGCGCCGCCGCGCTGGCCGTGCTGGACGTCCTGACCCCCGAGTTCATGGCCCACGCCCAGACCGTCGAGCACGTGATCCGCGAGGTTTTCGAGCCCCTGCGCGGCGAGCTGCCCATCGGGGATATCCGGGGTATCGGCGCGATGATGGTCGTGGAATTCGTGAGGGACACGCACAGCAAGGAACCCTGGATGGAACTCGTGGCGGCCACGGTGCCGCTGGTCGCGCGCCGGGGTGTGCTGCTGCTGCGCGCCGGACTGTATTCCAACTGCCTGCGCTTCCTGCCGCCGCTGGACATCCCCGAGGACGTGCTGCGCGAGGCCCTGGGCGAGGTCGTGGAGGCGCTGCGCGAGGCCCACGCCGGCCTGCGCCCGCCCGCCGCCGAGGCTGCCCAGCCCGTCTCGGCATGAGCGTCCTGGCCCGCAGTTTCCTGGGCCGCGAGGTGCTGGCCGAGCGTGAGGACGGCCGCTACGTGGTCGTGCAGGCCCGCGCCGAGGACGTGGCCGCGATGGAGGGGGTGCAGCGCGCCTGCTTCCCCGATCTGAGTGAGGACGAGATCGCCACCGCGCGGCATTTCCTCTCGCACCAGCACTATTTCCCGGAAGGGCAACACGTCGTGCTGGACGTGGACACGGGCGAGGTCGTGGCCTCCAGCTCCGATTTCCGGATGAACGTGGATTTCGCCCGCTACGCGCACCCCTACCTGGAGGAGACCGGCGACAACCTGTTCAGCACGCACGACCCGGCCGGCGAGTGGCTGTACGGCGCCGACATCGGCGTGCATCCGGCGGTGCGCGGGCAGGGGCTGGCGACCCTGCTGTACGGCGCGCGGCATGGCCTGATCCGCCGCCTGAACCTGCGTGGGCACGTGGCGGGCGCGATGCCCAAGGGGTACTGCCGGGTGGCCGATCACCTGTCCATCGAGCACTACGTCATGGCGGTGATCCGCAACGAACTGAGCGACCCGGTGCTCAGCGTGCAGCTGAAGCGTGGCTACGGCGTGTGGGGCATCATCCCGGACTATCTGGAGGACGAGTCCTGCGGGAATTATGGGGTGTGTATCGTCTGGCGGAACCAGGAATTCCTGGGTGATTCGAAGAATCACTCCGAGCAGAGCGAGAAGGAAGGGAAAGGGCTTCCGCGCAATGGAGGGCCTTCCGGCGCTTTCCCGGAAGGCTCGCAATGAAGCGGGAGCCCTTTGGTGGCATGAGCACCCTCTACCACGGCGGCACCATCCACCCCTGGGCCGACGGGCGCACGGCCCAGGCCCTGCTGGTGCGCGGCGGGCGCGTGGTGGCGACGGGTGCGCTGAACGACATTCAGGCCGCGGGTGCCCGGCGGGTCGACCTGCACGGCGCGCACGTCTACCCCGGCTTCACCGACGCGCACGTGCATGTCTGGAAGGTGGGGCAGCTCCGCACGACGCTCCTCGACCTGCGGGAAGCCACCTCGCTGGACGACCTCGCCCGGCGGGTGCGCGAGCGGCACGCGGCCCTGCCGGACGGCGAGTGGCTGTGGGGACGCGGCTGGAACGAGGCGCGGCTGGGCGGCTCGCCCACGCGGGCGCTGCTGGACGCGCTGGCCCCCGGCCGCCCGGTGCTGCTGACCCGCACCTGCG
It encodes:
- a CDS encoding nitrilase, with the translated sequence MSVLARSFLGREVLAEREDGRYVVVQARAEDVAAMEGVQRACFPDLSEDEIATARHFLSHQHYFPEGQHVVLDVDTGEVVASSSDFRMNVDFARYAHPYLEETGDNLFSTHDPAGEWLYGADIGVHPAVRGQGLATLLYGARHGLIRRLNLRGHVAGAMPKGYCRVADHLSIEHYVMAVIRNELSDPVLSVQLKRGYGVWGIIPDYLEDESCGNYGVCIVWRNQEFLGDSKNHSEQSEKEGKGLPRNGGPSGAFPEGSQ
- a CDS encoding aspartate aminotransferase family protein gives rise to the protein MPHIKLNTPIPGPQSIALQKRRAAAISSALGQANPVAIASAQGCFVTDVDGNTLIDLAGGIGMMAVGHNHPAVVAAVQAQVAQAIHPGALVTNFEAYPALAEKLNARTPGDFPKKTLLGNGGAEAVENAVKLARSYTGRQGVIVFEGAYHGRTNLTMSMTSKYGLFKKGFGPFAGEVYRLPFPNPYRAPEGLSAEGWIQWCCWNLDNALTAHIDASALACVVIEPVMGEGGFIPTPTKFLRKIRELCDRTGAVMIADEIQSGSGRTGKLFAIEHAGVVPDIVISAKSLGAGMPISAVTGRAEIMDAPHLGGVGSTYGGSPVACAAALAVLDVLTPEFMAHAQTVEHVIREVFEPLRGELPIGDIRGIGAMMVVEFVRDTHSKEPWMELVAATVPLVARRGVLLLRAGLYSNCLRFLPPLDIPEDVLREALGEVVEALREAHAGLRPPAAEAAQPVSA
- the gabT gene encoding 4-aminobutyrate--2-oxoglutarate transaminase, which produces MTVTTTRTQELLALRQSEIPRGVSNAHPIVAARAQGVRLWDIEGREYHDWVGGIGVLNVGHNHPAVVAAVQAQLSAFSHTCFQVTMYEPYLRLAQRLNARFPGDGPAKTIFLSTGAEATENAIKIARAHTNRPAVISFTHSFHGRTLMGMSLTGKKAYYAQNFGPFAPDVYHAPFPYEYRGVSVEAALEGLHELFRTTVDPSRVAAIILEPVLGEGGFLPVPTAFLKALRGICDEHGIVFIADEIQSGIGRTGSFWAIEHSGVKPDLLCFAKSIGGGLPLSGVTGKAEIMDAPSVGGLGGTYAGNPLACAAGLAVLDLFEDGTLLEHARTVGERLRAAFVELQAELPAIGDVRGTGPMIALEFVKDRESQAPDPEMASRVVEAARGRGLLLLKAGMYASVIRVLVPLTVTEEELEEGLARFTAAVREAGG